One genomic window of Medicago truncatula cultivar Jemalong A17 chromosome 1, MtrunA17r5.0-ANR, whole genome shotgun sequence includes the following:
- the LOC25484187 gene encoding uncharacterized protein produces the protein MASDSNSNLRITIESNPSEPRLAELNIKCWPKWGCSPGKYQLKFDAEETCYLLKGKVKAYTKGSSEFVEFGAGDLVTIPKGLSCTWDVSIAVDKYYKFEASSS, from the exons ATGGCTTCTGATTCCAATTCAAACCTTAGAATCACCATAGAAAGCAATCCTTCAGAGCCACGCTTAGCTGAATTGAACATCAAGTGCTGGCCCAA atggGGGTGTTCACCAGGTAAATACCAATTAAAGTTTGATGCAGAGGAGACATGCTATTTGTTGAAAGGAAAGGTAAAAGCATACACAAAAGGGTCATCAGAGTTTGTAGAGTTTGGTGCTGGAGATCTTGTGACAATTCCAAAAGGACTAAGTTGTACTTGGGATGTTTCTATTGCTGTTGATAAGTACTACAAATttgaagcttcatcttcttaa